One stretch of Siphonobacter curvatus DNA includes these proteins:
- a CDS encoding glycosyltransferase family 2 protein: MYNNKKVVVVMPAYRAALTVERTYREIPFDLVDEVVLVDDHSPDNTVEVARALGIQHVIRHDINKGYGGNQKTCYKKALELGGDIVIMLHPDYQYTPLLLTAMISIIGNDLYPVVFGSRILGKGALKGGMPMYKYIANRFLTFVQNVLLNEKLSEYHTGYRAFSREVLEKVPFDKCDDDFVFDNEMIAQIFWKGFEIAEVTCPTKYFDEASSINFLRSSKYGLGVLRTSLLYRLSKWGLGKWKILD, from the coding sequence ATGTACAATAATAAAAAAGTCGTTGTGGTTATGCCCGCGTACCGGGCCGCTCTTACGGTAGAACGAACGTACCGGGAAATCCCTTTTGATTTGGTGGATGAAGTGGTACTCGTTGACGATCATAGTCCGGATAACACCGTAGAAGTCGCTCGAGCCCTGGGCATTCAGCACGTCATTCGCCACGACATTAATAAAGGATACGGAGGAAACCAGAAAACGTGTTACAAAAAGGCTCTGGAACTGGGTGGTGATATTGTGATCATGCTGCACCCGGATTACCAGTACACGCCTTTGCTGCTAACGGCCATGATCTCCATCATCGGAAATGATTTGTATCCGGTTGTATTTGGCTCGCGTATCCTGGGGAAAGGAGCGTTGAAAGGTGGAATGCCCATGTACAAATACATTGCCAATCGCTTTCTGACCTTTGTACAAAATGTGTTACTGAACGAGAAATTATCCGAATACCATACGGGCTACCGGGCCTTCTCGCGGGAAGTACTGGAAAAAGTCCCTTTCGACAAGTGCGATGACGACTTTGTGTTCGATAACGAAATGATTGCCCAGATTTTCTGGAAGGGCTTTGAAATTGCGGAAGTAACCTGCCCGACCAAGTATTTTGACGAAGCTTCTTCCATCAACTTCCTTCGCAGTTCCAAGTACGGACTGGGCGTACTACGAACATCCCTTTTGTATCGCCTGTCGAAATGGGGTCTGGGGAAGTGGAAAATTCTTGATTAA